In one Desulfomicrobium escambiense DSM 10707 genomic region, the following are encoded:
- the lpxK gene encoding tetraacyldisaccharide 4'-kinase produces the protein MTPDRILGLQEKFAHILGPLSKAYARLMRLRAQFYLSGKWASWRPPAACISVGNISWGGTGKTPVVSWLLDWARGEGIDATVLTRGYGGRPPHLPYEVQLLSPPREAGDEPLLLKRTHPQARILVDPKRVRAGKTAGRNRTDLFILDDGYQHLRIQRDLNLCLLSPRDLDEEWNRVIPAGSWREDVSALKRADAFLVNTMFDSDDGCIETVARIKLTHLGKPIFFFRVTARGVANALTGEAMDTLDGTRFVLVTAIANPDKVCQTCKGDLGEKPVRHLVYPDHHPFSVSDWQAIVASAERNACTHIVCTPKDAVKLAPFADERLWTPQLTTTFSAAGSQSFRAWLDERVHILPRKPHAPEETSNE, from the coding sequence ATGACCCCAGACCGCATCCTTGGCCTGCAAGAAAAATTCGCGCACATCCTGGGCCCGCTCAGCAAGGCCTACGCCCGGCTCATGCGCCTGCGCGCCCAGTTCTACCTGTCCGGCAAATGGGCCTCCTGGCGGCCGCCGGCGGCCTGCATCAGCGTCGGCAACATCTCCTGGGGCGGCACGGGCAAGACGCCCGTGGTCTCGTGGCTCCTGGACTGGGCCCGCGGCGAGGGCATCGACGCCACGGTCCTGACCCGGGGCTACGGCGGGCGCCCGCCGCACCTGCCCTACGAGGTCCAGCTCCTGAGCCCGCCCCGCGAGGCCGGGGACGAGCCCCTGCTCCTCAAGCGCACCCACCCGCAGGCCCGCATCCTGGTGGACCCCAAGCGCGTGCGGGCCGGAAAGACCGCGGGCCGCAACCGCACGGACCTCTTCATCCTCGATGACGGGTACCAGCACCTGCGCATCCAGCGCGACCTGAACCTCTGCCTGCTCTCGCCGCGCGACCTGGACGAGGAGTGGAACCGCGTCATCCCGGCCGGTTCCTGGCGCGAGGACGTCTCGGCGCTGAAGCGGGCCGACGCCTTCCTGGTCAACACCATGTTCGACAGCGACGACGGCTGCATCGAAACCGTGGCCCGCATCAAGCTGACCCATCTGGGCAAACCCATCTTCTTCTTTCGCGTCACGGCCCGCGGCGTGGCCAACGCCCTGACCGGCGAGGCCATGGACACCCTCGACGGCACGCGCTTCGTCCTGGTCACGGCCATCGCCAACCCGGACAAGGTCTGCCAGACATGCAAGGGCGATCTGGGCGAAAAGCCCGTACGTCACTTGGTCTACCCGGACCATCACCCTTTCAGCGTCTCGGACTGGCAGGCCATCGTCGCCTCGGCCGAGCGCAACGCCTGCACGCACATCGTCTGTACGCCCAAAGACGCGGTCAAGCTGGCCCCCTTCGCCGACGAGCGGCTGTGGACCCCGCAGCTGACCACGACCTTCTCGGCCGCCGGCTCGCAGTCATTCCGCGCCTGGCTCGACGAGCGCGTCCACATTTTACCCCGGAAACCACATGCCCCCGAAGAAACGAGCAACGAATAA
- the rnr gene encoding ribonuclease R, protein MPPKKRATNKFSRKALLDALRQAGAPLRSKNIYGLFDADASLKKVIKSTLAQMVESGEIAQMGKSYGLLDSLPRMTGTLDVRRSGVGYLISDDRRQKDLFIHPSNFGGAWPGDRVTAVVDTGRKKDAPEGRIVEILERGVAELMVRVSRRISGDSFFCHPTDARMPFYTVVDTSDIPTPEKGDILSVRPEEEQEKGLWRCTALRRLGEERDLATQELLVKTSYSIPEEFPTPVLRQAEALPAEPSPADWAGRTDLRGVALVTIDGETAKDFDDAVYVERQENGYRLVVAIADVAHYVPENSALDVEARVRGNSYYFPLSVEPMFPEALSNGLCSLRPHVPRLAMVVDTPYSLDGEPGKPRLYNAVIESQARLTYNQVQAALDGSPDTNTEPLMPMLRDAEALAQLFLKRRTERGCLDFDIPEAQVRLVEDIVSVHAGTRLFSHRLIEEFMIAANERVAEYLGARERVFPYRIHPQPDERKLETLRNLLAHTSLVDRLPKDLDQKGLQSLTHAADGTDMEFLVNRLVLRTMMQAQYSPDNGGHYGLASEAYCHFTSPIRRYADLLVHRSLKRLLAGEAESMDMDEVQGICEGLNSLERKAMEAEREIQKRASILALEDRVGETMRGVISGVADFGFWVELLDMPVDGLVRLATLDDYYVYDPERQDLLGQRTGKTFSMGQTLDVVLDVVSLERVEINFTLA, encoded by the coding sequence ATGCCCCCGAAGAAACGAGCAACGAATAAATTTTCCCGCAAAGCCCTCCTGGACGCCCTGCGCCAGGCCGGAGCTCCCCTGCGCAGCAAGAACATCTACGGCCTCTTCGACGCCGACGCGTCCCTGAAAAAGGTCATCAAGTCCACCCTGGCCCAGATGGTCGAGAGCGGCGAAATCGCCCAGATGGGCAAGAGCTACGGCCTGCTGGACAGCCTGCCGCGCATGACAGGCACCCTGGACGTGCGCCGCTCGGGCGTGGGCTACCTCATCTCCGACGACCGCCGCCAGAAGGACCTCTTCATCCACCCCAGCAACTTCGGCGGGGCCTGGCCCGGCGACCGGGTCACGGCCGTGGTCGACACGGGCCGCAAGAAGGACGCCCCGGAAGGGCGCATCGTCGAAATCCTGGAGCGCGGGGTCGCGGAACTGATGGTCCGCGTCAGCCGCCGCATTTCCGGCGACAGCTTCTTCTGCCATCCCACGGATGCACGCATGCCCTTCTATACCGTGGTCGACACGAGCGACATTCCGACCCCCGAAAAGGGCGACATCCTGAGCGTGCGACCCGAAGAGGAGCAGGAGAAGGGGCTGTGGCGCTGCACGGCCCTGCGACGCCTCGGCGAGGAGCGCGACCTGGCCACCCAGGAACTGCTGGTCAAGACCAGCTATTCCATCCCCGAGGAATTCCCGACGCCCGTCCTGCGCCAGGCCGAGGCCCTGCCCGCCGAACCGTCGCCCGCGGACTGGGCCGGCCGCACGGACCTGCGCGGGGTGGCCCTGGTGACCATCGACGGCGAGACGGCCAAGGACTTCGATGACGCGGTCTACGTGGAGCGCCAGGAGAACGGCTACCGCCTCGTCGTGGCCATCGCCGACGTGGCCCACTACGTGCCCGAGAACTCGGCCCTGGACGTGGAAGCCCGGGTGCGCGGCAACTCCTACTATTTCCCCCTGTCGGTGGAACCCATGTTCCCGGAAGCCCTGTCCAACGGCCTGTGCAGCCTGCGGCCGCACGTGCCGCGCCTGGCCATGGTCGTGGACACGCCCTACTCCCTGGACGGCGAGCCCGGAAAGCCCAGGCTCTACAACGCCGTGATCGAGAGCCAGGCCCGCCTGACCTACAACCAGGTCCAGGCAGCCCTGGACGGCTCGCCGGACACGAACACCGAACCCCTCATGCCCATGCTGCGCGACGCCGAGGCGCTGGCGCAGCTCTTCCTCAAACGTCGCACGGAGCGCGGCTGCCTGGACTTCGACATCCCCGAGGCCCAGGTGAGGCTGGTGGAGGACATCGTCAGCGTCCACGCCGGTACGCGCCTCTTCAGCCACCGCCTCATCGAGGAGTTCATGATCGCGGCCAACGAACGCGTGGCCGAATACCTCGGGGCGCGCGAACGCGTCTTCCCCTACCGCATCCACCCGCAGCCCGACGAGCGCAAGCTTGAGACCCTGCGCAACCTCCTGGCCCACACCAGTCTGGTGGACCGTCTGCCGAAAGACCTGGACCAGAAAGGCCTGCAGAGCCTGACACACGCCGCCGACGGCACGGACATGGAGTTCCTGGTCAACCGCCTGGTCCTGCGGACCATGATGCAGGCCCAGTACTCGCCGGACAACGGAGGGCACTACGGCCTGGCTTCCGAGGCCTACTGCCACTTCACCTCGCCCATCCGCCGCTACGCGGACCTGCTGGTGCACCGGAGCCTCAAACGCCTGTTGGCCGGCGAGGCGGAAAGCATGGACATGGATGAAGTGCAGGGCATCTGCGAGGGCCTGAACTCACTTGAGCGCAAGGCCATGGAGGCGGAGAGGGAGATTCAGAAACGCGCGTCAATCCTGGCCCTGGAGGACAGGGTCGGCGAAACCATGCGCGGCGTGATTTCGGGCGTGGCGGATTTCGGCTTCTGGGTGGAACTGCTGGACATGCCCGTGGACGGCCTCGTGCGCCTGGCCACCCTGGACGACTACTACGTCTACGACCCCGAGCGTCAGGACCTCCTGGGCCAGCGCACGGGCAAGACCTTCTCCATGGGCCAGACCCTGGACGTGGTGCTTGATGTCGTGAGCCTGGAGCGGGTGGAGATCAATTTCACGCTGGCGTGA
- a CDS encoding GIY-YIG nuclease family protein has product MDASKSYFVYILASKLNGTLYTGVTSSLKARIWQHKSNVVEGFTQKYQVHKLVYFEMHSSPNDAILREKQIKKWNRDWKIRLIEENNPAWKDLWEEISSM; this is encoded by the coding sequence ATGGACGCCTCAAAATCCTATTTTGTGTACATCCTAGCAAGCAAGCTAAACGGAACATTGTACACTGGCGTGACATCGAGCCTGAAAGCTCGGATTTGGCAGCACAAAAGCAACGTTGTGGAAGGATTCACCCAGAAGTACCAGGTGCACAAACTCGTTTATTTCGAGATGCACAGCTCTCCAAATGATGCAATCTTACGTGAAAAACAGATCAAAAAATGGAACAGGGATTGGAAGATCCGACTGATCGAGGAAAACAATCCTGCATGGAAGGATTTGTGGGAAGAGATTTCGTCTATGTAA
- the mnmE gene encoding tRNA uridine-5-carboxymethylaminomethyl(34) synthesis GTPase MnmE translates to MPTHTNTIVAIATPPGQGAIGIVRLSGPAARDIGLGLFQSSRPDFSGFGAYRLHHGQLRDAAGNFIDEVLTAWMPGPRSFTGEDVLEFQCHGGAAVLRLVVEACLTRGARLAEPGEFSKRAFLNGRMDLTQAEAIMELVGAPTGVAVGLAGTKLEGLLARRIAELRASLEALRVQLCVAVDFPEDEVECLAPEELERGVSEARAAMAELAGNYDRGRCWREGALVVLAGQVNAGKSSLMNAILGVSRAIVTDIPGTTRDYLEESVQLDGLPVRLVDTAGLRASLDSVEMLGIERSRELMSRADLVLLIIDADLGPGAEDLDLADEVKNLLVVANKMDLVSGDPAWFAEQPWRERTICPLSAKLGQGLPGLLAAVRRLVAGAGTPEPGALVPNLRQHTALVAAMGELDSLLYDLSAGLPYDILSVHLDTACALLGEITGAITSQEVLNAVFDGFCIGK, encoded by the coding sequence ATGCCAACACACACCAATACCATCGTCGCCATCGCCACCCCGCCCGGACAGGGCGCCATCGGCATCGTCCGCCTGAGCGGCCCCGCGGCCCGGGACATCGGGCTCGGGCTCTTCCAGTCCTCGCGTCCGGATTTTTCCGGTTTCGGGGCGTACCGCCTGCACCACGGCCAGTTGCGTGACGCGGCGGGAAACTTCATCGACGAGGTCCTGACCGCCTGGATGCCGGGCCCGCGCTCCTTCACCGGCGAAGACGTGCTCGAGTTCCAGTGCCACGGCGGCGCGGCCGTCCTGCGTCTGGTGGTTGAGGCCTGCCTGACGCGCGGAGCGCGGCTGGCCGAGCCGGGGGAGTTCTCCAAGCGGGCTTTCCTGAACGGTCGCATGGACCTGACCCAGGCCGAGGCCATCATGGAGCTCGTGGGCGCGCCCACGGGCGTGGCCGTGGGATTGGCCGGGACCAAGCTCGAAGGGCTCCTGGCGCGGCGCATCGCCGAGCTCCGCGCGAGCCTTGAGGCGTTGCGCGTGCAGCTCTGTGTGGCGGTTGATTTTCCCGAGGACGAAGTGGAATGCTTGGCCCCTGAGGAACTGGAGCGCGGCGTGTCCGAGGCGCGGGCGGCCATGGCCGAACTGGCCGGCAACTACGACCGCGGCCGATGCTGGCGCGAGGGCGCCCTGGTGGTCCTGGCCGGGCAGGTCAACGCGGGCAAGTCGAGCCTCATGAACGCCATCCTCGGCGTGAGCCGCGCCATCGTTACGGACATCCCCGGCACGACTCGCGATTATCTGGAGGAATCCGTACAGCTTGACGGCCTGCCCGTGCGTCTGGTGGACACGGCGGGCCTGCGCGCCTCCCTGGACAGCGTGGAGATGCTCGGCATCGAGCGCAGCCGGGAGCTCATGTCCCGGGCCGACCTGGTGCTGCTGATCATCGACGCGGACCTGGGTCCAGGCGCCGAGGATCTCGACCTTGCGGACGAGGTGAAAAACCTGCTGGTCGTTGCCAACAAGATGGATCTCGTATCCGGCGACCCCGCATGGTTCGCGGAACAGCCCTGGCGTGAACGGACGATCTGCCCCCTCTCGGCCAAACTCGGCCAGGGCCTGCCCGGCCTCCTGGCCGCCGTGCGCCGCCTGGTCGCCGGCGCCGGCACCCCTGAACCCGGTGCCCTGGTCCCCAACCTGCGCCAGCACACGGCCCTGGTCGCCGCCATGGGCGAACTGGACAGCCTCCTGTACGACCTGTCCGCAGGTCTGCCCTACGACATCCTCTCGGTCCACCTGGACACGGCCTGCGCCCTCCTGGGCGAGATTACGGGCGCGATCACGTCGCAGGAAGTGCTGAACGCCGTTTTCGACGGGTTCTGCATCGGCAAGTGA
- a CDS encoding protein jag yields MSAYKEFRAKTVDLAIEDACRFFAVGRDALEIEILSGGSSGIFGLGAKKAAIRAVRRRLASVPEETAAPQKKEPVASPPAAPVAAGPDEAVEAAEAEVEAGPDLVEEFEDEDEGTPAVLLSDEEKARLEADIRVIMTALLRPIAENVTLTVDVASSPVTVHIEGEESSGLIIGRDGQTITALQYLANRIVSKTWPKSPRIQLDAGDYRQKQEEQLLSIAQFLSEKAKKSGRVQSTRPLSSFHRRVVHMALQDDRGVQTRSKGEGHMKRVLILPVKRGKHAGRPPRRQDPPQARQS; encoded by the coding sequence ATGAGCGCATACAAGGAATTCCGGGCCAAGACCGTGGACTTGGCCATCGAGGACGCGTGCCGTTTCTTCGCCGTTGGGCGGGACGCCCTGGAGATCGAGATCCTCAGCGGCGGGTCCTCGGGCATTTTCGGCCTGGGCGCCAAGAAGGCCGCCATCAGGGCCGTCCGCCGGCGTCTTGCCTCAGTGCCGGAGGAAACGGCCGCGCCGCAGAAGAAAGAACCGGTCGCTTCGCCGCCCGCGGCGCCAGTCGCGGCAGGGCCTGACGAGGCGGTTGAAGCTGCCGAGGCTGAGGTCGAAGCCGGCCCCGACCTGGTCGAAGAGTTTGAGGATGAGGACGAAGGGACTCCGGCGGTCCTGCTTTCCGACGAGGAAAAGGCCCGGCTGGAGGCCGACATCCGCGTCATCATGACCGCCCTCCTGCGGCCCATCGCCGAGAACGTGACCCTGACCGTCGACGTCGCATCGAGCCCCGTCACGGTCCATATCGAAGGCGAGGAAAGCTCCGGGCTCATCATCGGCCGCGACGGGCAGACCATCACCGCCCTGCAGTACCTGGCCAACCGCATCGTTTCCAAGACCTGGCCCAAGAGCCCGCGCATCCAGCTCGACGCCGGCGACTACCGGCAGAAGCAGGAGGAGCAGCTTCTGAGCATCGCCCAGTTCCTGTCGGAAAAGGCCAAGAAATCCGGCCGGGTGCAGAGCACCAGACCGCTCAGTTCCTTCCATCGCCGGGTGGTGCACATGGCCCTGCAGGACGACCGGGGCGTGCAGACGCGCAGCAAGGGGGAAGGGCACATGAAGCGGGTCCTCATCCTGCCGGTCAAGCGCGGCAAGCACGCGGGCCGGCCGCCCAGGCGGCAGGATCCGCCGCAGGCGCGTCAATCCTAA
- the yidC gene encoding membrane protein insertase YidC has product MDSNKRVILAVSLSLMVLLGWNYFFPPVTPLETDTQNVTAPSQTTAQAPEAGSQAAPAASSAPKVQFSPVSGQKLNVDTPLYHAVINTSGGVLESFVLKNYKETIAADSKNIDLVSAQSVTKAPMGLIWNSQPTWAQGEWTVQGGDMDLADGQTGAIQLVGTLGGVKVERSLIFTGGTYEIKEEVKITNTSPAQIQGNLAFSVSSGRLTAESDKYNHTKIAYMAAGSLKQEDSQKDLHLGVESSAPAQWGGIESNYFLLALVPTSADMTVRAKLEDDVYRLTVADQMLLDPGTTQLRTASYYFGPKTNKGLSGLPKNLKASINYGFFDIIAKPLNQFLHFLHGYVGNYGVAIIILTVIIKALFWPLSHKSYKSMEQMKKLQPMMAKIREKYADDREKMNAEIMQLYKTYKVNPAGGCLPMLLQIPVFFALYQALLGAIELRHAPFIPHLPFTDMVWLADLSAKDPYYITPLIMGATMFLQQRMSPPMGDPMQAKIMMFMPVIFTFLFLNFPSGLVVYWMVNNVLSIGQQWLMIRKSK; this is encoded by the coding sequence ATGGATAGCAACAAGCGCGTCATCCTTGCCGTTTCCCTGTCCCTGATGGTGCTTTTGGGCTGGAATTACTTCTTCCCGCCCGTCACCCCCCTGGAGACGGACACCCAGAACGTGACTGCCCCCAGCCAGACCACGGCCCAGGCTCCCGAAGCCGGTTCCCAGGCCGCGCCCGCGGCGTCGTCCGCCCCGAAGGTGCAGTTTTCGCCGGTCAGCGGCCAGAAGCTGAACGTGGACACTCCCCTGTACCACGCCGTGATCAACACCTCCGGCGGCGTGCTCGAGAGCTTCGTGCTCAAGAACTACAAGGAAACCATCGCAGCGGACTCCAAGAATATCGACCTGGTTTCCGCCCAGTCCGTCACCAAGGCCCCCATGGGGCTGATCTGGAACTCCCAGCCCACCTGGGCCCAGGGTGAATGGACGGTGCAGGGCGGCGACATGGACCTGGCCGACGGCCAGACGGGCGCCATCCAGCTGGTGGGCACCCTCGGCGGCGTGAAGGTCGAGCGCAGCCTGATCTTCACCGGCGGCACCTACGAGATCAAGGAAGAGGTCAAGATCACCAACACCTCCCCGGCCCAGATCCAGGGCAATCTCGCCTTTTCCGTTTCGAGCGGCCGGCTCACGGCCGAGAGCGACAAGTACAACCACACCAAGATCGCCTACATGGCCGCCGGCTCCCTCAAGCAGGAGGACAGCCAGAAGGACCTGCATCTGGGAGTTGAATCCTCCGCCCCGGCCCAGTGGGGCGGCATCGAGAGCAACTACTTCCTGCTTGCTCTGGTGCCGACGTCGGCCGACATGACCGTTCGCGCCAAGCTCGAGGACGACGTCTACCGTCTGACCGTAGCCGACCAGATGCTTCTGGATCCGGGCACCACCCAGCTGCGCACGGCGTCCTACTATTTCGGCCCCAAGACCAACAAGGGCCTGTCCGGGCTGCCCAAGAACCTGAAGGCCAGCATCAACTACGGCTTCTTCGACATCATCGCCAAGCCCCTCAACCAGTTCCTGCACTTCCTGCATGGCTATGTGGGCAACTACGGCGTGGCCATCATCATCCTGACGGTCATCATCAAGGCGCTGTTTTGGCCCCTCTCGCACAAGAGCTACAAGTCCATGGAGCAGATGAAGAAGCTGCAGCCCATGATGGCCAAGATCCGCGAGAAGTACGCCGACGACCGCGAAAAGATGAACGCCGAGATCATGCAGCTCTACAAGACCTACAAGGTCAACCCGGCCGGCGGCTGCCTGCCGATGCTGCTGCAGATTCCCGTGTTCTTCGCCCTGTACCAGGCCCTGCTCGGCGCCATCGAGCTTCGGCACGCGCCCTTCATCCCACACCTGCCCTTTACGGACATGGTCTGGCTGGCCGACCTCTCGGCCAAGGACCCGTACTACATCACGCCGCTGATCATGGGCGCCACCATGTTCCTGCAGCAGCGCATGTCCCCGCCCATGGGCGACCCCATGCAGGCCAAGATCATGATGTTCATGCCCGTGATCTTCACCTTCCTGTTCCTGAACTTCCCGTCCGGCCTGGTCGTGTACTGGATGGTCAACAACGTGCTTTCCATCGGCCAGCAGTGGCTGATGATCAGAAAGTCGAAGTAG
- the yidD gene encoding membrane protein insertion efficiency factor YidD: MRRVFVSFLSLYQYLISPLYSPCCRFTPSCSEYARQAVMTHGIFRGMGLAFMRIMRCHPLCAGGYDPVPSPNFSKRD; the protein is encoded by the coding sequence ATGAGACGAGTATTCGTATCTTTCCTTTCGCTGTATCAGTATCTGATATCCCCGCTGTATTCCCCGTGTTGCCGCTTCACTCCTTCGTGTTCCGAATACGCCCGGCAGGCCGTCATGACTCATGGCATTTTCCGGGGGATGGGCCTTGCCTTCATGCGGATCATGCGTTGTCATCCCCTGTGCGCCGGCGGCTACGACCCGGTTCCCTCCCCTAACTTCTCAAAGAGAGATTGA
- the rnpA gene encoding ribonuclease P protein component, with translation MSRLTSPSSYRLKRRPQFTNCYDRGRRFFSKSFSLFVLEREDAGGTWRLGLTVSRKVGKSVRRNRIKRLVREFFRLHQHDFSLRADIVVVPKRGISADSLSLAQVSSELGPLMAKIVSRATAG, from the coding sequence ATTAGCCGTCTAACCTCCCCTTCCTCGTACCGCCTGAAGAGACGGCCCCAGTTCACGAACTGTTATGATCGGGGCCGTCGTTTTTTCTCAAAGAGCTTCAGCCTCTTTGTTCTCGAGCGGGAAGACGCCGGGGGGACCTGGCGTCTTGGACTGACGGTGAGCAGAAAAGTCGGCAAGTCCGTGCGTCGCAACCGGATCAAACGTCTGGTCCGGGAGTTCTTCCGGCTCCATCAGCACGATTTTTCCCTGCGCGCGGACATTGTCGTCGTGCCCAAGCGGGGCATCTCCGCGGACAGTCTGAGCCTTGCGCAGGTATCCTCGGAGCTCGGCCCCCTGATGGCGAAGATCGTGTCGCGCGCCACCGCCGGGTAG
- the rpmH gene encoding 50S ribosomal protein L34 codes for MSKRTYQPSTTKRKRSHGFLVRSRTKNGQAVLRRRRAKGRKRLAV; via the coding sequence ATGAGCAAGAGAACATATCAGCCCAGCACCACCAAGCGCAAAAGAAGCCACGGGTTCCTGGTGCGCTCCCGGACCAAGAACGGCCAGGCAGTCCTGCGCCGCAGAAGAGCCAAGGGAAGAAAAAGATTAGCCGTCTAA
- a CDS encoding phosphatase PAP2 family protein has translation MFFHTPDWELALFTWINQDIQNGLLDVLMPLLSSSAFLWAASIALMAAGMKFRRVTATMIVGVALCVGISDQVCYHIKESIGRVRPYQSLPGTRYQDSGVWKTLPADFSPQKRTGSSFPSSHASNAAAAATFLYAALRRKSLWAIPVAIGFSRIYVGKHFPTDVLAAWAVGLAVGGVFVTLYPALCSRLRSRWMRNKLRT, from the coding sequence ATGTTTTTTCACACCCCGGACTGGGAACTGGCGCTCTTCACCTGGATCAACCAGGACATCCAGAACGGCCTGCTCGATGTGCTCATGCCGCTTCTGTCCAGCTCGGCATTCCTGTGGGCCGCAAGCATCGCCTTGATGGCCGCGGGCATGAAGTTCCGGCGCGTCACCGCGACCATGATCGTGGGTGTGGCTCTGTGCGTCGGCATTTCGGACCAGGTGTGCTACCACATCAAGGAAAGCATCGGCCGGGTGCGCCCCTACCAGAGCCTGCCGGGCACGCGCTATCAGGACTCGGGCGTCTGGAAGACGCTCCCTGCGGACTTCTCGCCGCAAAAGCGCACCGGCTCGTCATTCCCGTCCTCCCACGCCTCCAACGCGGCGGCCGCCGCAACATTCCTCTATGCCGCGCTGCGCAGGAAATCCCTGTGGGCCATCCCCGTGGCCATCGGCTTTTCGCGCATCTACGTCGGCAAGCACTTCCCTACGGACGTCCTGGCCGCGTGGGCCGTGGGCCTGGCCGTGGGCGGCGTGTTCGTGACCCTCTATCCGGCGCTGTGCAGCCGCCTCCGTTCGCGATGGATGAGGAACAAGTTGCGGACGTAG
- a CDS encoding lipid-A-disaccharide synthase N-terminal domain-containing protein: MEFSTEWWLLAIGFLGQAFFFLRFFWQWVVSEKEKRSVIPVSFWYFSLLGSFFLLIYAILRRDIVFIVGQSTGSIIYVRNLFLIHRERRRLHSAG, from the coding sequence ATGGAATTTTCGACCGAGTGGTGGCTGCTGGCCATCGGATTTCTGGGTCAGGCTTTTTTCTTTTTGCGGTTTTTCTGGCAGTGGGTGGTCTCCGAAAAGGAGAAGCGCAGCGTCATCCCTGTCAGCTTCTGGTATTTCAGCCTGCTGGGCAGCTTTTTTCTGCTGATCTATGCCATCCTGCGCCGCGACATCGTCTTCATCGTCGGGCAGTCCACGGGCTCCATCATCTACGTCCGCAACTTGTTCCTCATCCATCGCGAACGGAGGCGGCTGCACAGCGCCGGATAG
- a CDS encoding glycosyltransferase family 2 protein, with the protein MKNKINKISLIIPVYNEEENLRDLCREVSRSLSGLACAWEMVLVDDGSSDASLSIIRDLAGADPRVRYIAFARNCGQSAAFAAGFRFAGGDVVVTLDADLQNDPADIPAMLEVYEQGVDMVIGWRARRQDTLVKRYASRFANWVRNRVSRETVRDTGCSLKVMRTEMVRAIPMFTGMHRFLPTLMKLEGATVAEVPVNHRPRSRGVSKYGIWDRAWASAYDLLAVRWMQKRHIGYVVSDTNLE; encoded by the coding sequence ATGAAAAACAAAATTAATAAAATTTCACTGATAATTCCGGTATATAACGAAGAGGAAAACCTTCGGGACCTGTGCCGGGAGGTGTCTCGGAGCCTTTCGGGGCTGGCCTGCGCGTGGGAAATGGTCCTGGTCGACGACGGCAGTTCCGACGCGAGCCTGTCCATCATCCGCGATCTGGCCGGCGCCGACCCCCGTGTGCGGTACATCGCATTCGCCAGGAACTGCGGGCAGTCCGCGGCCTTTGCCGCGGGTTTCCGCTTCGCCGGCGGCGATGTGGTAGTGACCCTCGACGCGGACCTGCAGAACGACCCGGCCGACATCCCGGCCATGCTCGAGGTCTACGAACAGGGTGTGGACATGGTCATCGGCTGGCGGGCCAGGCGTCAGGACACCCTGGTCAAGCGCTACGCCTCCCGCTTCGCCAACTGGGTGCGCAACAGGGTCAGCCGCGAAACCGTGCGCGACACGGGGTGTTCCCTGAAGGTCATGCGCACGGAGATGGTGCGGGCCATTCCCATGTTCACCGGCATGCACCGCTTCCTGCCGACGCTCATGAAACTGGAGGGCGCGACGGTGGCGGAGGTGCCCGTCAACCATCGTCCGCGAAGCAGGGGCGTCTCGAAGTACGGGATCTGGGACCGGGCCTGGGCTTCGGCCTATGATCTCCTGGCGGTGCGCTGGATGCAAAAGCGGCACATCGGCTACGTTGTTTCCGATACGAATCTCGAATAA